The DNA region GGCATTTTCCGCCCTTGAGCAGAGGACCATGAGAGGGCGTCGGGGGCGCTCGTAGGACCCGGACAAGGAGAGGGAGGTAGAGGTTGGAGTGGTGGGTCGGGGAAGGGCTCCGGAAGGTGCAAGTACAGGTTGTCGTCGTGGTGAGGAGAGCCTCTCTCTGGACTGGGGTTGGGCGCCCGAGGCCAGAGCTCTGGGAGGAAGTCCTGCGCGCTGGGGCCTGACACCCTTGCTGCGGGGCTGCGGAGCCCTGTGACGTAGCTGGCTTCAGCATCCATCCCAGGCGGCAGGAGCTCGGCGTCCGTGTCCTCCTTGTTGGCCTCTTCAAGGAGGCGATCTCTGGGACAGCTGCGCAGAAGAATCCCGGCTCCAGGGCCATGTACTCCCCTGGAGCGCTCAGGAAAGCGGCCCGTTCCAGGCCCTGTACCCACGGGCCTTCCACACCCGAGCCCAGGAGGGCCTCGGGGACCAGCATGAGGATGTGATCTCCGAGAGACACTTGCAGCACGGACGTGGGCTTGGGCTCCAGCAGCACGTCGACGTGGTCCAGGGGCAGGTGCAGGCCACAGCCGGCGGGCAGGACCACCATGGAGGTTAGCGCGCCCTTGGCCAGGGGCTCAGGCACGTTGTCCAGTCTGGGCACCGCCTCAGCTTCGGGTTCCTCCGTTCGATGGCGCTTACCAGGGCCAGGTCCTCCGGGCTGCGGCCCGCACCAGTCTGCAGGGTAGGAGATGGGGCTGCGGGGCTGGCTGCCCATCACCTTGACCGACGGACCTGCGGGCGGCGGTCCCAGAGCCTGGCAGAGGGCGAGGAGGCGCTCGGTCCTGCACGCTGTGACGGGTCTCGATGACAGGTGAGGCAAGCCGGGACGGGCCGGATGGGGCGCAGGACAGCGCGATGCGGGTCGAGTATTCGGAGCTCTGGGGTCACCTCCCGAGAGTACCGCAGTCCAGGTTTCTAGCGGAGCTGCGTCTGCAGCTGGGTTGGGCCTTGGGCGTTGGAATCTTCAGCTCTTCACGCTGACCCCTGTGCGAGCTGGGTGGTTAACAACATGGGATGTCATGTGACCTGCGGCTGCCGGGAAGTCTCAGTGTAAGCCCCGCCTTCTGCCAGAGATAGGATCGGATCAGCGTTAGTGCAATGCAGTAGCgggagagttttgttttttttttttaaacgaaagTGTATCATAATACTCCTTGGGTGCCCGTGTGCGGCCCAGTGGcctttattacttttattcttgggaaaatatccaaaatacaatCTCATCAACTGCTTGCTTACTTTTAGAAGTAGCTTATGTCTAATGTCTTCTAAGATTTTCCATGAGGCTATGAAAAGCCTTTATCCCATCACCAGTCACTCCTTCCCAACCCCACCCACATGGTTCTTGAAATTCTTTTCACCCAGGAGACAAATTAGAAATGCaatttttcttgggtaaaaaaacttgaaaatattcaAGTGAAATGGACTGATtgcagtttttgttgttgtttctggaGACCAGTATGTGGTAATTATTAATAACAGTACGGAAATTTTATCATGAAGTTAGCCTTTGTCTTTAAACTTGCTGTCTGACGTGTTATAATGAGTGTTTAAAAAGTTAGTTTATTCACTTCTCATTAGTGAAGGTCAGAGGAGAGaaggacattttacaaaattaaacacctgGGTTGTGTTGGACTTGGGAATTAAATACAGACATGTTTAACTTTAAAGCAGAGATCTTTGACATTTTACCTATACGCTTATGGCAAAAAAcctaggtgtggaattgctgggtagtAGTATGTGGGACTGTAACAATAGGAGGTAAAGCCGGACTGCTTTCTTAAATAGTTGTCCTAATTTATACTTCTATGAGCAGTGGGTAAGTGTTCCCTTCccaccacatccttgccaacacttagtaTGGTTAGATTTCTAAGCATTTTCCAATCTGATggtatttcatcatttatttatactGTATTTCTCTGATTACTTATAAGGTTGATCATGTTTTCATATGTATTGGCCACTTGTGTAACATCTGTGTAGTAtgtgtttatgtcttttgcccatttttggatgttACTGAATTTTGgaacttcttttatatttatgtgtgttGAAATTATCTTTTCCCATTTTGTGGCTTGTTTGTATTCACATTCTTTATAGTGCCTTTTGATAAacagaatttctgtttcagatgtaTTAGTTTTGTTCtctatgctttgtaatttttgtgtattgtttaAGAAATACTCCCTATTCcaagataatttttatatcttccgaATATTTAAATCTTCgcttttcaaaatttaaactCTTTATCCAAATCCAGATTTAAAAATGATTGTTTTCTATGGATGAGACAGtgattcaatttcaattttttcctcATTATGCATGTTGACCCAATTCTTTTATTGAAAAGTGCTTTCCTGGGACTTGCCTGACAGTCtcttggttaagactctgtgcttccactgcaggggacacgggtttgatccctggttggggaactaagatcccacaagctgtgcagcatggccaaaaaaaaaaaccttttctcttTGAACTGCATCATTTCCTGGGTTACATACTTTTTGGTTTACGTGTGGatagctgtgcagcatggccaaaaaaaaaaatcttttctctttGAACTGCATCATTTCCTGGGTTACATACTTTTTGGTTTACGTATGGATATGTTTTTCATCTATTATGATGCACTGATTTAATTGTCTAACCAGAAGCAGTTTCACACAATTAATACTTTTAATACATTGTTtgcaaaatatttaacatataataaTTAATACAATACTAATTAAATTAGTATACTTTCATAATAAGTTTTTTAGTCGACAAAATCTTTGTTTATGACCATTTTTGAAAAATGGATTTATTAAGCAAAGAATTCCTGGTCAAAACACTTGTTTTCTAGCAGTACTGCTATTATTCCACTGTTTACTGTCTTCCATTGCTGTTTCTGAGAAGTCAGTTGTCTGACTGAATTGCCTTTTTATTGtagttgtcttttctttctgcttataAGAAAT from Phocoena phocoena chromosome 4, mPhoPho1.1, whole genome shotgun sequence includes:
- the LOC136121921 gene encoding proline-rich protein 23A-like → MGSQPRSPISYPADWCGPQPGGPGPGKRHRTEEPEAEAVPRLDNVPEPLAKGALTSMVVLPAGCGLHLPLDHVDVLLEPKPTSVLQVSLGDHILMLVPEALLGSGVEGPWVQGLERAAFLSAPGEYMALEPGFFCAAVPEIASLKRPTRRTRTPSSCRLGWMLKPATSQGSAAPQQGCQAPARRTSSQSSGLGRPTPVQREALLTTTTTCTCTFRSPSPTHHSNLYLPLLVRVLRAPPTPSHGPLLKGGKCLIPE